The following are encoded in a window of Fulvia fulva chromosome 7, complete sequence genomic DNA:
- a CDS encoding ABC multidrug transporter, giving the protein MATKDSLDVQTRRQSRADDASVQLDIPSERYSSTQDRQVSATLADAESFPEPQIATFDTAKPRTWRAPMSPSFKKVYQQLLGLNPFKSTYLSLYDPLDSAAEKTIAISSAFFAIVAGVPLPVIGYIFGQIINEFPPPEDALYQRLVQLLGVAVAYFVVTTIYTIGFGLTAENVSVKLRRQLLECLLRLDQAYLDTHDIDVNGYLTEKMDTIQAGCSEKVGIFIQAMSYFVAAFVVGFILDAKLTGILLASVVPAIALSFALLSPAVSKASRAVSKQNEKANDIVESALGAVKVVQAFDMVGEIYRRHLEYMEQSTRLSVKKAVLAAMQSGSVYFIAYAANALAFYVGSRIASNGNAGTVYAVVFLILDASFVVGQFAPFLEIFARAAAAKGTIQDLLDTRRDAANAGTYHRSDNKPSLHGQDIKIQGVEFMYPARPTVKTLDGVNLTFRARTFTAVVGTSGGGKSTLVALLLGIYNYSGGIMVGDDDVKSIDSNHLRSQIAVLDQDTILFTGSLFDNVCYGLMGQTLSEQEKEERCQQALRDANVDFLKLLPHGVHTILGNETQLSGGQRQRVCLARALIKRPAVLILDEPTSALDARSEVAVMDAVKNVVANGTTVIMIAHRLSTTLTADHVAVMSNGKVVEQGGPKELSAEGTVFRGLLDAQKTNFEDRDSSPDEMSDLTAARTKSAPSGITSAADAQAAKDNSEQTSKGPKMGAWELCKRIGSIARPEVWLAAAGLVASIISGGILLGQTLIFGRLVDLLNQGRANPNYESRADFFSLMFFVLSLIALASYMTSGTAFGVTSTRITGRVQGRLLHKILHLDIQWFAEPGHSTHRLMEAFTKDPGDVSALGGVALGAIFTIITSVMGGIILAHVVAWKIAVVLLAAVPVMLFAGYARLRILTHSEVQHREAYSGATSLAAEACRNRRAVTALCLEEHIVKEYHQSLRKPYRKIRNFVFYANTLLSFCFSVTYFVYALAYWWGSQQVRNGTYNTTDFFTVLPALLFSAQSAGHFFSLSPEIARAKTAARSIFGMLEARSTILPSDEAAYMASTSPSTPSLEKATDSSLSSEKTAVDQPKLEFSKVSLSYPNASRPSLRGIDLRVQRGQTVAFVGPSGAGKSSAMALIERFYDTTEGDLYFDGVNVRDLDVKTLRSHMGLVSQDPDLFSGSILYNIRLGAPSGQTVTDAEVEKACRRCGLHDFIMSLPDGYNTQCGSSSSSQLSGGQKQRVAIARALVRDPEVLLLDEPTSALDAHSEAIVQTALAEAAKGRTTVMVAHRLASIQHVDRIFVFEHGKLVAEGTHAELVEQGGLYASMAKAQSLT; this is encoded by the exons ATGGCCACGAAAGACAGCCTCGATGTCCAGACTCGCAGACAATCGCGAGCCGATGATGCTTCGGTGCAGCTAGACATACCGTCCGAGAGGTACAGCTCAACTCAAGACCGTCAAGTGTCTGCAACGCTCGCCGACGCAGAATCATTCCCAGAGCCCCAGATCGCAACATTCGACACGGCCAAACCTCGAACATGGCGCGCACCGATGAGCCCTTCCTTCAAGAAGGTCTACCAACAATTGCTAGGCTTAAACCCGTTTAAATCCACCTACTTGAGTCTTTACGACCCTCTGGATTCCGCCGCTGAGAAGACTATCGCTATCAGCAGTGCCTTCTTCGCGATCGTAGCTGGAGTGCCGTTGCCTGTGATCGGTTACATATTCGGCCAGATCATCAACGAATTTCCGCCTCCAGAGGATGCCCTCTACCAAAGACTCGTCCAACTTCTTGGAGTCGCCGTGGCATATTTTGTGGTCACGACAATCTATACCATTGGCTTCGGGCTGACAGCCGAAAATGTGTCGGTCAAATTACGCAGACAACTCTTGGAATGTCTGCTGCGCCTGGACCAAGCCTATCTGGACACACATGATATCGACGTCAATGGCTACCTCACCGAGAAGATGGATACCATCCAGGCTGGGTGCTCTGAAAAGGTCGGCATCTTCATCCAAGCAATGTCGTACTTCGTTGCTGCATTTGTTGTCGGCTTCATCCTGGACGCAAAGCTGACTGGAATTCTACTTGCATCTGTGGTACCCGCGATCGCTCTGAGCTTTGCACTTCTGTCGCCTGCTGTGTCGAAAGCTAGTCGAGCTGTGTCAAAGCAGAACGAAAAAGCCAATGACATCGTCGAGAGCGCACTTGGCGCTGTGAAAGTGGTGCAAGCCTTCGACATGGTCGGAGAAATCTATCGCAGGCATCTTGAGTACATGGAGCAATCTACACGTTTGAGTGTGAAGAAAGCCGTCCTGGCTGCGATGCAATCAGGGTCAGTGTACTTCATTGCATATGCTGCGAACGCTTTGGCTTTTTACGTTGGCAGCAGAATTGCCTCGAATGGCAATGCCGGAACTGTGTACGCGGTCGTGTTCCTCATCTTGGATGCATCTTTTGTGGTCGGCCAATTTGCCCCGTTTCTTGAAATCTTCGCGCGAGCAGCTGCAGCAAAGGGTACTATCCAGGATCTTCTCGACACTCGCAGGGATGCCGCGAATGCTGGAACATACCATCGATCCGACAACAAGCCTAGTCTCCATGGCCAAGACATCAAGATACAGGGTGTGGAGTTCATGTATCCGGCAAGACCAACAGTAAAGACACTCGATGGAGTCAATCTCACCTTTCGGGCTCGCACCTTTACAGCCGTCGTGGGAACCTCTGGTGGTGGAAAATCGACTCTGGTCGCCTTGTTACTTGGCATCTACAACTATTCAGGAGGTATAATGGTTGGCGATGATGACGTGAAAAGCATCGATTCGAATCACCTTCGTTCGCAGATTGCCGTGCTGGATCAGGACACTATCTTGTTCACCGGCAGTCTCTTCGATAATGTGTGCTATGGACTGATGGGCCAGACTCTGTCTGAGCAGGAGAAGGAAGAACGCTGCCAGCAAGCGCTCAGAGACGCGAACGTGGACTTTTTGAAGCTCCTTCCACATGGTGTGCACACTATTCTAGGCAACGAGACTCAACTTTCCGGTGGCCAACGGCAGAGGGTGTGTCTGGCTCGGGCACTGATTAAGCGTCCTGCTGTCCTGATCCTGGACGAGCCCACTAGTGCCCTGGATGCCAGAAGTGAGGTAGCAGTCATGGATGCCGTCAAGAACGTTGTGGCCAATGGCACAACTGTCATCATGATTGCTCACCGCCTGAGCACTACATTGACGGCGGATCATGTTGCCGTTATGAGTAACGGGAAAGTGGTAGAACAAGGGGGTCCCAAGGAGCTATCAGCGGAAGGAACAGTATTCCGTGGCCTCCTCGATGCACAAAAGACCAACTTCGAGGACAGGGATAGCAGTCCGGACGAGATGAGTGACTTGACTGCTGCTCGCACAAAATCTGCTCCCTCTGGTATCACCTCAGCCGCCGATGCACAAGCTGCAAAAGACAATAGCGAGCAGACGAGCAAGGGCCCGAAAATGGGAGCGTGGGAGCTGTGCAAACGAATTGGCAGTATCGCACGGCCAGAGGTCTGGCTAGCAGCTGCGGGCCTGGTTGCTTCCATCATCAGCGGCGGCATCTTGCTCGGCCAGACTTTGATCTTTGGTCGACTTGTCGAT CTTCTGAACCAAGGTCGCGCCAACCCCAACTATGAGTCGCGAGCGGACTTCTTCTCGCTCATGTTCTTTGTGTTGTCACTGATTGCACTTGCTTCATACATGACAAGTGGCACTGCCTTTGGAGTAACTTCCACTCGAATTACTGGCCGGGTTCAGGGTCGCCTGCTGCACAAGATTCTCCACCTGGACATCCAATGGTTCGCCGAACCAGGCCACTCGACCCACCGACTCATGGAGGCCTTCACCAAGGATCCCGGGGACGTCTCTGCGCTGGGCGGTGTTGCACTTGGCGCAATTTTCACCATCATCACCTCCGTCATGGGCGGCATCATCTTGGCTCACGTTGTAGCATGGAAGATTGCTGTCGTTCTGCTGGCAGCCGTACCTGTCATGCTCTTTGCTGGCTATGCAAGACTGCGTATTCTGACACACTCTGAAGTTCAGCATCGAGAGGCCTATAGTGGAGCTACAAGTCTTGCGGCCGAGGCCTGCAGAAACAGGCGGGCCGTCACTGCCCTCTGTCTGGAGGAACACATCGTCAAGGAATACCACCAGTCTCTCCGCAAGCCCTACCGGAAGATCAGGAACTTTGTCTTCTACGCTAACACACTGCTATCATTTTGCTTCTCTGTGACTTACTTTGTTTACGCGTTAGCTTATTGGTG GGGCTCCCAGCAAGTTCGAAATGGCACCTACAACACCACAGATTTCTTCACCGTCTTGCCGGCATTGCTATTCTCAGCACAGTCCGCCGGACACTTCTTCAGCTTAAGCCCGGAGATCGCGCGTGCCAAAACTGCTGCTCGAAGTATCTTTGGCATGCTGGAAGCACGCTCAACCATTTTGCCCTCTGACGAGGCCGCTTACATGGCTTCGACATCTCCTTCGACCCCATCTCTGGAGAAGGCAACTGACTCGTCCCTCTCCTCGGAGAAGACAGCGGTGGATCAGCCAAAACTGGAATTCAGTAAAGTGTCTTTGAGCTATCCAAATGCTTCACGGCCTTCCTTGCGCGGAATCGATCTTCGCGTACAACGTGGCCAAACTGTCGCTTTCGTTGGCCCGTCTGGAGCTGGAAAGTCGTCAGCGATGGCCTTGATTGAGCGATTCTATGACACTACAGAGGGTGATCTGTATTTCGACGGAGTCAACGTTCGAGATCTCGACGTCAAGACACTGCGAAGTCACATGGGTCTCGTATCACAGGATCCCGATCTATTCTCAGGGTCGATACTTTACAACATCAGGCTTGGTGCTCCCTCTGGGCAGACAGTTACCGACGCCGAAGTTGAGAAGGCATGTCGAAGATGTGGCTTACATGATTTCATCATGAGTCTCCCGGATGGCTACAACACCCAGTGCGGCTCCAGCAGCTCCTCACAACTCAGCGGAGGACAGAAGCAAAGAGTCGCCATCGCCCGTGCGTTGGTTCGCGATCCAGAGGTCCTGCTTCTAGACGAGCCCACAAGCGCTCTTGACGCGCATAGTGAAGCTATCGTTCAGACCGCACTGGCCGAAGCCGCAAAAGGCAGGACGACAGTAATGGTTGCCCATCGTCTGGCGAGTATACAGCACGTGGACCGAATATTCGTCTTCGAGCACGGTAAGCTTGTTGCTGAAGGTACCCACGCAGAGCTGGTTGAGCAGGGTGGTCTCTACGCTAGCATGGCCAAGGCCCAAAGTCTTACTTGA